tttaaaatctaACCAGTGATGATAAGGTTCTGAGAGCTACCCTGCCTACCAGAGACTGCTTTGGAATGGTCAGAGCATCGTCATCTGTGCACCGTCTCTCATTACTAAGTTACCTGGGAATGGGTGTGGGCAGTTATTGTATTGCAGTGGTGGCTTTTGTTTTATAGTAGCGCATAGTAGGAGGGTAGGGAGGAAATCTAACTAGACAACATCAACAGTGTTCTGTGGTAGTAATACTACCTActtggttttccttttgatttaaagtctgcAAAAGCTACTGCTGACCGAAAGTCTGCATCCAAGCCTATTGGATTTGAAGGGGATCTTCGTGGCCAGTCCTCTGATCTTCCAGAAAGACTCCATTGCCAGGATGTAGATTTAGGGTCCTCACAGGGAGACGGCCTGATGGCCGGCAACGATTCTGAGGAGGCCCTCACTGCACTGATGTCCAGGAAGACTGCCATCTCGCTGTTTGAAGGGAAAGCCCTGGGCCTGGATAAAGCTATCCTTCATAGCATAGACTGCTGTTGTAAGCACATCTGGGGAGACCGGGGGATAGCAGTGAAACAAGACACCAGTGAAATGAATTGGTTGAGTCTAGGATATACTTGTGCAGTGTAACACATTCATTGAAAAACGATCAAGCACCTACTTTGCTTGCATTGCCAGGTGTTAGGAATACATTAGTGAAGTAGAATGGGTTTATAGCCTAACGGAAGAGACCAAAATAAGTCACATTATTACACAAGTGTGAAATTACCACTGGCAGAATACTATTAAACAGTGCCCTTTAGTTCAACTTTGTAGCACCTGCCAGTGGTAATTTCACATTTGTCTAATAATTTGCAGAATTTTATATAGAAACTTTACTTACTAGGGGTTGGTATggaaggtgggaggcagggaaAACTTCCTTGAGGAAGGCACCCCTTGAGAGAGATGTCAGGGATGAAAGGGGGCAGTTAGCAGTCACAGATGGGGCAGAGGAAGAAGCCTGTGAAGACCAGTGTGGCTGAGAAGCAGGGTGTGGGATGAGGCTAGAGAAGCAGGTGAGCACCACTCACAGTAGACTTTGTAGGTCCCTTTAAAGATTTTGATCCTAATCCTACAAGTAGGATTGCAGTGGCATGGTAACACATCCACATTTGTGTTTTGCAGGGTTCCCCTGGCTGCAGTGTGGAGGGTGGGCTGGAGGGAGATCTTTGAGAAGGCTATTGCACTTCCCAAAGCAAGAGGTGGTGGCTTGGCCTAGAATTATGGATGTGGAAAAGAAGCATGGAGGATGTCACTGTCTTTTCAGCATCTGATGATACCAAAAAGAAGATGTACAGCTCCATCCTAGTGGTGGGAGGTGGTTTGATGTTTCATAAAGCTCAAGAATTTCTGCAGCACagaatcctcaataaaatgccaCCGTCATTCAGGCGAATTATTGAAAATGTGGACGTGATCACAAGGCCTAAGGTAGATTGTTTCTTGGTGCATGTTGGACTGTGTGCAAAGGAAACCAGCCTCGTATGTGGACAGATCAAATCCTGGGAGGCACGGGCTTGTGTCTGAGGAGTTCTTGAGGGTTTAGGGCAAgtggaaaaattaatttcagcaAGCCATAGAAGTGGTGGAAAGAACTCTGGCCTAAGGTACTGGTTTTCTGCTCCTTTCCCTTGCCATGCTTCCCAACCTAGCATGACTGAATTAACACCTTTGTTGAAGGACCAGGTTGGGGTACGGGAGGACCGACTGCTCTCATGCCCTGCCAGCAAGCACAGCTCCATTTTAATCCTTTCTTTATATTAAGGATCTACTCCTGGCCCCTGGACCAGATAatctttaaatgtcttttttggtTTGAACTtcttgaaaagaaagagaaacccaGGAATGGATAGATTATGTGTATGTTTTATTAAATCTCACTGACAATTCCTGGAAATGTTCATATTTCTTTCTAATCCTAAGGGAGGGATTGTGGTGTTCTATTTATTCCACTCAAACTTAGAAATAAGTCATTTCTCTATATTCCTGTTTACAGGACCTGGGTATTTGCGCAATAGTAGTAAATAGTAGCATCTttagttataaaaatttaaaggtttTCTTGGCTATTGAAACAAAGATGCTTATAGTTCATAAGTCCTACTGTCTTTAAGATGTATTAGTAAGCCTGGTTTACTAAGTATTGACTCAACAGGAATTTTTCTTGGTCCCACATTCAAGTAAATGAGGCTGAAATGTCTTCATCCCTTCTCTAGGACATGGACCCCCGGCTGATTGCATGGAAAGGAGGGGCAGTGTTGGCTTGTTTGGATACAACACAGGAGCTGTGGATTTATCAGCGAGAGTGGCAGCGCTTTGGTGTCCGCATGTTACGAGAGCGGGCTGCTTTTGTGTGGTAAATGGGGAGGAAATGTCACCATCAAAGACCAAAAACAAGCTTTTTGGCATAAAAGACTTACAGAATATATGTTTTGTAATTTATTGATGTAGATGCTTAAGTGTCATGGATAGTAAATGAATTTCAACTTTATGTTGGGGACATGACATTGGTTTCAAATTATAAACTGCTTTTGAGCAGTTTAGTCAGGGCATTTGAGAATAAATAGGAACTCATTCTTCAGTTGTAAACTTGCTTGCCTTCTCTCAGGGTCTCATAAACTTCCCAGTGATGAGAAAGTTGCTATTGAAGGGTCTTAGGCGGTGAAGCCCTTCGTTTAAGTTGGCTCGTGAGTCTCATCAGCAGGCAGCCTCATGTGGATAGTTATCAGGGATAGTGTGTCATGAGGAGAACTGTCCTCTCATGCCATTTTCTCCCTTGTCTAGTCTTTCATTAGGATCTAATGTTGTCTGAGTTAAATGCACTTATAACGTGACTCGTGTCCTCTTAGAATCCCAAACAGGGGGAAAgagttttggttgtttttgttttttcttcattttctgttggattaaagaaaaaaatgggaccCATTCAAGTCCAGATTTCCAAAGGTAAAGATTGTGTATTCCCTATTTTGTTAtctgaaaaacaattatttttttcccatgtaaCAGAAGGTTTTTCACCTAAGATGCTATTGAGTGAATCAGTGAGGTGTTCTTAGATTTAGTATTCATGAATTAAACATAGAATAAACAGTTCTGCCTACTGCTTTGCTATTGAAGGTTCTCATGTGGTGAAGCCCTTCATTTAAGTTGGCTTGTGAGTCTCATCAGTAGGTAGTAGCCTCATGCAACCACTGCATGATCCTACTGTAATGCATTGACAATGCAAAACGAGATGTTTGGCTGGAAGATACATTATTGCTGCATTATCAAAATGGTTatagtttttaattataattgtaATTGATTTCTATGTATAAAATTGATTTAGCTTTGAAGTTGTAAATGTAGTTTCAATTCTTTAGTTAATGCTACTAGTCAGTTAGCATAAGAATTGCTACTAGACAATTCTTTAGTTAATGCTAGTTAGCaatatttgaaacaattttaTTGGCATAAAATGTTTTAAGGCTATTTGTAGGCTGTAGAGTGAGCCTCAGGATCATCAcagacacttttttttccctgtaattgGTGGGATAGGAAGCTTTTAAGGTCTCTTGCTTCTCATGGGTACACTACAAGGAGCAGCAGCCGTTGTAGCAGGCTTGTGATCTTTTTCCCATTGACACCTGCTTGACATGGAGAAGTTCTGCACAGAAAGCAGTGGTATCCTTCATGAGGTGGTACTTGGGGCAGACACTGAGAGCATCATAATCGTCTTTGGTATCAGTCTCTGTAAAGTAGACCACCACATATTTGTGCAGATGAGTCTGGCTTCTTAAATCACTGCAGAAAAGGTTAAAGGCAAGGGGGAAGAGGTCTTGAGAGTTTTCACTGGGGCTGCCCTCACTCTTGTCACAGGTACCATCACACACACTGTTGATGtcattggaaagaaggaagatgacTTTGTCCACTGCCGCCTTTTGAGCGGCAAGCCACTGCACTGGACCCAtctctgctattttctttttctgccactTTTCAAGGATGACCTCACTTCTGCACTGGTTTTGAAGAAACTCAGTGAAGTGACAAACTGTGTGATGGAAACATATTTCAGATGGGTAAACCACGAGAACCTTAATGGGCGGCAGTAATGTGGTGGTGGAAAAGGAAGTCTTCTTGATCCTTTCTGTCGGGGGAGAAAAGCATTTGTTATCTGTGAACAGCAAACAGCAGGCTTTCACTCTGTGTAGACCATTCCTGACAAATGATCCCTTGCTTGACAATGTCAGCTGAGCACTAAGGGCCTTGTTAGTGACAGCAAGGAAAAACATCCTTAATGTTCCTTTTGAACACATCATTTGAAACACACTGATGCTTAAACCTTAACTtttaaaccttattttaaaagagGTATTTTCTAAGTCCCTCTCACTAAAACAATCCTCTCAACTAAGTCTTCTCTTGTCAAATAAATTCATAGAAACTTTAGGTTtaagatacagtggctcacaccagtaatcccagcactttgggaggccaaggctggaagatcacttgagcccaggagctcaagaccagcctgggcaacatggtgaaacttcgtctctacaaaaagtacaaaaagtagctgggcatggtgccacatgcctgtggtcccagctgctcaggaagttaaggtgggaggatcacttgagcctgggaggcaggggttgcagtgagccaagatgatgccattgcactccagcctgggcaacagaatgagaccctgtctctaaataaataaacaaaagatacTTTGTTTGTGGTGGGTGATTGTAACCACAGTACTTTAGTGCTGTATATGAACAGGGACACTTGACCTCTGCACTTCACATCACATTTTAAGTTGGGCCAATTCAATAGTTGCTTATGCCATCTTCTGCCTGCAGGTGGTAGAGTTTCTTTATAGTTCCCAAAGTTAAATGGCACCTCTTTTCAGACCCTGGAACTTACCTGGAATTCTGCCCTATATGGTGCTGTAAAACAGAAACCATGTTTGAAACTGCTGTAATGAATACAGGTAGGACGGCATCCCCTAAATTTAAGTATTCCTGAGATACAAGTGCCCCTGTGGCTTTCTTAGCTTAGAAAGAACATGGAGTTAATCTTGTTCTATTTACAACATCACAAACATCTCAAAGGAtgcatttatatttccttttctatataTGGAGAAGTTTTTTTAATAGGTCTACCTCAAGCTGAGTATGTAAATGCTCTGGTTTCTGTATTCAAATACTCCATGTTTTAAACTTagtacagctgacccttgaacaacacagtgGGGAGGGGCACTGGCCCTGCATGCAGTTGAGAATCTTGTGTAACCTTTGATTTTCCCAAAATGTATCCTCTAATAGGCTACTGTTGACCAATAGCCTTACCATTCACATAAACAGCCCACTAACACATAATTTTGTGTGTTCTATGTATTATATGCTGTAGTGtgataaagtaagctagagaaaacgATGTAATTAAGAAAATcctaaggaggaaaaaagatatttactaATTCATTAAATGGAAGTATACCATCAGAAATGTCTTTATCCTTGTCATCTTCATGttgagaaggctgaggaaggggtTAGCCTTGCTGACTTagtggtggcagaggcagaagaagtgGAAGAGGCAGCAGGAGAGTTGGGTGCCTCAGTGTAACTTTACAGAAATACATCATttctgacttttttcctttttcatttttctaaaattacttGTATATGGTACCAGTCCTTCCGCCATCATTTGCTTTAGGTTTAATGTCTGTGTCATAGAAGGGTCTGTGTTATAAAAGAAGTGAAAAGCCATCTTGACTAATCAGAAACCTGCCAGGTTGTTTAATGTCTATTTGTTTTCTGGCACTGCTTCTGTGAAGTCTTCATCATCTCACACTGATTGGGAAGCACTCGTTTCCATCAGATtgtcttctctttgttcttctggTGTCATTATCTGTTagctcttgaatttctccaagatcCACATCTTGAAACCCTTTACCTCCCACCTTTTTATTTGCCATATCTACAATCTCTTTCATGATTTCATTGATTGGCTCTGTTGTAAATCCTGTAAAGTCATGCACATCATCTGGACGGTCTTCTCCTGCAGGAATTTGTTGTTTCAGGCTGAATGGTTTTCATGGCTTGTTCTGTCACAATGATGGCATCTGCAGTGATGTAATCCTTCCAGACTTCCATGTTGTTCTCTCTGTTGGGGTTCTCTTCCATAGTGTTGACAATCCTTTCCATAAAGTACTGTGTGTAATGAGCCTTGAAGGTCCTTATGGCCTCCCAATCTGGAGGCCAAATTATGTTGCATTTGGAGGCAAGTAGACCACTCTGAAGACTTTGGTGCTGAACTCATGGGGTTCTGGCGGCCAGGGGCATTGTCCAATATCAAAGGAACTTTAAAAAGGCAGTTCCTTCTGGCAAGGTACTTCTGACTTCAGGAACAAAGCATCAATGGAACCAATTCAGAAAAAGTTTTCTCACTGTGCAGGCCTTCTTATTGTACAATCAAAAGATTGGCAACTggtgtttatcttttcccttcaaggcCAGGGGATTAGCAGCTTTATAGATAAGGGCAGTCCTGATCATAAACCCAACTGCATTTGCACAAAGCAGTCCAGTTAGCTTGTCCCTTACTGCCTTAAATCCTGATGCATGCTTCTGTTCCTTACTAATCAGTGTCCTTTGTGGCATTTTTTCCCAGAAGAGAACACTTTCATCTGCACCGAAAACCTGCTGAGGCAGGTATCCTTTATCTTCagtgattttcttaatggcatctgggAACTCATCTGCTGCTCGGTCAACAGAAGCTGCTACTCCTGTTATCTTGATAGTTTTTGAGCCAAATCACTTTTTTgaattatcaaaccatcctttaCTGGCATTAAAAATTCTCCAGCTTTAGATGCTTCACCTTCCTTTTGCTTTGTCATACACTGACTTCGCTTTATCTCAAATCATATTGGAGTCTACAGATACACCTTTCTTAGAGCAATCGTACACCCACATAAAAGATTAAAAGGTATTCTGCAAAAAGTGCAAGGTTTTCATGCCTGCTGGTGTAGCTGTAATGATGGCTTcatgaattctgttttctttttttactgtgaTCCTTATGCtggattcatttatcttgaaatggtgAACCATCACAGCTGCAGACCTTCAATTTATGGTACATATCAagcaattttgctttttttcttataacaaaaaggtttttttggttttttttcttccatggctttgcttcttgggagcacttccagcattATTTGTGGCCCTTCTTGTGGTTCCTAAGGTGTTACTAAAAGTTTACAATATTGCAgtaaacacaaaaaatacaagagaacCACTGGAGACCCAGCAGGACAGTACGctctacagttaattttatgcagttatgatttaataccACATCTTTTACGTTTGTTCACGTTTCTCTCAGCTGTGAGTGGTGCCGTGTATAGTTGGTATGTGTATgtttaagttttgataaatttttaacttttaacaaTCTGTGTTTATTTATGGTAGCAAATGTAAAGTAGACTAGTATCTGCATACATTTTCTGCATTTATGACATacctttttcttagttttttcaatatttttattgaaaactaaATTCAACTGAGTTTCATctaagttttttcaaattgttaacGGATCTACAAAACATTTTCCAGTATAtgtattgaaaaaaatccaagtgTAAGTGGATCTgcgcagttcaaacctgtgttgttcaagggttaacTACATATGAATCCAAGTGAAGGTTTTTCTTACACCTCAGaagaactgttttttaaaaaacaggaactAGTATAGAGTAACCATCACGGGTAAAGGGTAATTTTTGTCAGCCATCTTTTGCACTGACTGGTAGGTGActcaatggtaaaaataaaagcgGGACAGTCAGAAGATCTGGAAGTCCTGACTCTGCCTTCACCTGGCATGTGTAATCTAGTCATTCTCCTGTCAGTCTCCATAGAAGCACTTGAAGGTATTAAATAAATGCTGTCTAACTCTAGGAAATGCCAAAATATGACTGCCTCCAGAGGaatcttctttaaaaagaaaattcaaagtgtTATTTCCTTATTAGGATGTCTTTAAAGAATTATAACCCTTACCGTGCCTCCACATTAGATAGATCCCTGCCGCCAGCACCCATGTGGCCACCAGCAGAGATGGCAGGAGGAGAGGCAGCCAGCCTTCCAGGTTGCTTCTGTCTGGAGAAAACAAAGCTTATTCACTTTTGGAAAACAAATTCACTTATCTCCTACTTAaaaacttaagatttttttttttttttttgagacagtgtctcattctgtcgcccaggcaggagtgcagtggcacgatctcggctcactgcagcctctgcctctcaggttcaaacaattctgcctcagtctcctgagtagctgggattacaggcatgcgtcaccacacccagccagtttgtAGGGGTTTAGATCCCTTTAAAACCAGTCAGAACCTCTTTAGAAAGTCTGCCAATCATATCTTTTTCCCTAGAGTGTGCAGGTCTGGCATTAGATTCTTAAAAGGGATATTAACCCAGAAAGTTAAGTACAGTCCTGAAATCTCTTTGGCTTCTTTATCCTAATAGGCACTGGCATTTTTACAGTAGGAACTAGGGTTTCTGtccagtttttttgttctttaaggaATTAATGTTATTCTGAGTACAACTGCTTACATACGTAGCACATATAGATGGCATTTTTACAGGCTGTCTTGTTAGACATCCGTGGAGGATAATGCCACATGCCTCATCAGAACATCAGATAAGCTCAGGCACAACGTGCTCAAGAAGCCATGAGGTTTCGCCCACACACAGGTCAGGACTGCCAGGCACCTAGTTTGTCTTCACTTCATTTGGCTGAGTCTAATGACACCTTCCAACTTTTGATCCCACCCCAGGGCTAGTTGTGTAAACtgtatttctccatctgtaatgAAAAAGCTAGCACATCTCTAACTCCACAGACACTTTCCGGAACATGCCGTTCTCAGGCACTGGTGAGGGGTGTCTTTTGGTGCCATTATTCCTCATTTGTTATCCAGATGTTGGCCATGTGACCACATCAACAGAATCCTGGGACACTGAGACTAGTAAAAGAATCAGAATATAgtgaaatatgcatttttttatatATCCAGTCATCTTACACCTTTGGCTGTTTTCAGCAGATCCTTGTCGCACTGAGAACATACACTGTGCActgtatattttttttccttctgtgtatCCTGCTTTGTGAAGAGTCATTAGTGGTTTTACAAATAAAGCCTGTTCTTACTCAGATTACAGGTTCTCTGGGACAGCACTGTTGGCTTTCTCTGCATGCCAGTTCAGTGTACACAGGCAGGGGCCCCTCGAACTGCCTACATACACACACCCTGCCACATGCTGAGTGGTGGCAGTGACTGCGTGTCCCAAACCCCTTCATCATCCGGTGGAAGTGACAGGGCACTTACTGTTATCCAGAGGGAAAGGGACGCCTGTCTGTGGGCAGAGCACCACCTTTCCTTTGTGTCGGATGCAGTCGGTGCCACAAGTAGGAAAATACGGAGTCAGCTAAGGAAAAACGAGAGGCTCAGAAAGTTCACACCATGCATCAGAGTAAAACCTCATCACAACTCCTACTTCTGCCAAAATTCCCTTCTTTCCGGCTTCACCCCTACCTCTAGCGTCGTCAATGCACCCTCCCCTTCGTCACACATCTATAACAAAGCCCTAATGTCAAAACCAGTGACCCAAAACCCACATGCCCACAACTCCCAGATTCTGAACCTAAACTTTGTACATGTTATTAACATACCGGTTCCCTTATCTAAAGGGCTAGGTCCTATCTTACCACATAGACAAACATTCCTCTAGAGAAAAGGAGCAGCAGTGATGGTGTTGGCTTCCTTCAGCCAATGCTTTAGGACCTGCAAGTCCCTGTAGTTAGGGAAGCCTATGGTTCCCCGGAAAAGCGGAGTAGGCATCATAGGCTGGCGCCTCTGGCGTGTCTGAGCACTTACATTCCAGGGAACGAAGCACGGAAGTTCCTTACTCTTTGGGGAGTGGCTGTGTACCACTGGACCTCCTGTATCCCCACCTCAAAAGCTGGAGTTGAAAGAGACCTGCTGCTCAAATTTCCTGTTTTCCAGCTGggtctgctgcagcagagagGATGGGCAGCCCCTTTCCAAAGTTCACACACTTACTGGAACTCAAACCTTCCCATTTCAAACCCTTTGCGGCTTCGCCTTGCAGGTAAAGGTTTGGGGAAGTAAAAAGGTACTGCTATTCCTGAGTGTCTGtgacagaaaatggaaataaaaagtgCTTTGGAAGGTCAGCAGCCATTAATACAAGCAAAAGGGACCATGACTGCCACATTGGCCTCCTGACCTTGGCactgcagaggctgcagcaaaGGAGACCCCATTAACGCCACTTAATTCATGTCTGTTGGCAGAAGTGCATTTGAACGGAGAGAACTCATCCTTAAAAGCAAAGAATGGTGGGAGTCTTCTATGTCCTTCCCTCCCCAGAACAGCTCACTGAAACCGTACCTGCACCACAGCGCCTTCACTTTCCCCGGTCACTGGAATCACCACTGAAGCTCGCGTTTGTTCGTTCTGGTATGGCTAAGAGAGACAGTCAAGAATTATGaggtgccgggcgcagtggctcactcctgtaatcctaacactttgggaggccgaggcaggcagatggcttgagcccaggagttccacacccagcctgggcaacatggtgaaaccctatctctacgaaaaatgaaaaaattagctcagcatgatggcacgtgcctgtggtcccagctggaggctgaggtgggaagatcacttgagcctgggagataagaggctgcaatgagctgtgacagtgccactgcattccagcctgggcgacagagtgagaccatgtgttAACCCCCTCAAAAAAGAATTGGGAGGAACATGAGTGAGTAGGTCCAACCTTCCAGCAAAGCAGCTTTGCTTCCCAAACGGACTCTATCCACTAGACTGTGTGAAGAAGGGCTCAGTTCCTGCTTCAgagacttctttctttctgtggttTGAGGGTCACAGTGGCATCTCTCAGGATGCCCACAGGGACTTGTTTTGATCTGTTGAATTCATCAGAATAGCCCAGCATGTTGGGACAACATCGTCCCCATTTTCTGTCAATGCACTAAGGAAAGCTGGAGGGCGGGGTGAAGGGGATGAAGAGAGAAAGTACCTCTAACACCTGAGAAAACCCAATGACGGTGCTGTGTTGGATAAGAGCCATGTATCTGTTTCCAAGGGGGCTGGTTGTGAAGTTCACTTCTACTGTCTCATTCTTCTTACAAGCAGTGATGTTCGGAGCCCACAGGCTTCCTATGAGTTGAGAGAGAACCATGTGGATGAACTTGCCAACTCTTACCTCAAGTTCTCCACAGGGCTTTATAGAAACAAATCCAAGTTCTCGGGAACAATGTCCAAGAGACAGGGACGCTGCTACACAGTGAACTTTTTATCATTGTTTCCAGGTCTCAAAGTAGTTGCTGCCCAAGACAGTTTGGGGATCTGCCCATCAACGCTTTGCTAAAAACAGCTTCCCTGGGCTGAGGGTGGTGGGAGGCACAGATTGGTTCTGCTACTCACTGCCGTTCTCAACCTCTCTTTGGAGTTAAGGGATAGATCATTATTTTCTCCCTCctaggaaggggagaaggagccACGGGTTAGAAAACGTCTAAGATTATAGAGCATGTGAATTCACGATCAGGACTACAACGACTAGAATATTCTGTGTTCCAGAAGCTTCATCCATCAGACCATTCTGCCAGCTTCActagatggaaagaaagaaggaaatggctTGTAGTTTAAAGGATATACCCTGATAGGTCCACTCTGGCAGAAATAGTCAGTTGTTTCATTCATGTGACTTGCAAATAAGGACTAGATTGATTTCCAGGAACACAATGTAAACAGCAGAAATTATCTTCCCCACCGAGGAGACCATTTCAGGCCCTAGCTCAGAACTGTCGTTAGGAGTTCAGGCCCAGGGATGACTCAGGGCCCTCTGACCTCACACCTGCGGTGTCCTCTGTACCCTCGGTGGGAAGCTCAGCATCCAAATCCGCCTTCTAGCAAGGACAGCATGCACAGCTGTCTGATGACGTACCAGGGATGCTTTCTGGGGTGAAGGTTGTCTAAAAGTTCTGGACTGATCCAAATACCACTAGCCTCATTAGCATTCCAACACTATATTACTCAGAAATTTACACAAACCCTTGGAAATTAGGCACTAGGGACTGATGATCCTAAAGGGGCTTATTAGAAAATTCAAGGGGTAAAATTCACTGGCCTGTGAAAAGCGATCCTCTTTGAGGACACAAGTTGAGAGCATACTTCTGGGCCAGTCCTTTAGCAAACTGACACTCCCACCTTGAATGTTTGCTAATCCAAACAGAAGGTTCGTACGGTCCCCATGGCCATAGGTGGGTGGTGCTGGTGTCTAAGCAGGTGGAAGGGCTCATAGGACTCCCATCCATCAGGAAGAGCCTTTGATTGGCACCACTGAGCCATTTGGGCTAAAATGTTGTTAACCAAGGCGGTAGGGGTGGTTCTCTGGGACTGTTGCTCCGCTATGTAAATGTACTGAGGGTCTGTCCCTTCCTGGACAGGCTGCTCCACTCAGTGGGCAACGTGCTGGCAGGAGATGAGGAGCTCTAGGTGCTTCTGCCGCCACCATCAGGGTGACTTGGATATGTGACTCTCCCCTcggcctcagttttttcatctgtgcaAAGATGAAGAGACCTATGCTGCCTCAAGTTACATGTTTcttcaaataataaaagcaaatgctGTATTTACTTACCAGCCTTGACAcacttctttttatatttcattatgtgGTCTAAGCAGCCTGGAAATTTGAATgaaagtttttacattttagaaaaaggtaTCTCTGCCCCACCCCCCTTGCCAAaaagtacatacacacatacacataccacaccTGTAACAAACTGCCAAAACATTCCAGATGTAAGATAGCAAATTCAAATGTGGCTCTAACATTTTACTGTTAAACAGAAGATCATCCTCCCATGACGTGGTAACCGAAGTCTAATTTAAATACAGCCTTTATTGAAACCGTATCTTTGATACCTAAGAGAAAACTTGAAAACCATCTACCATTTGAAAATGACCTTTGGTAATATCTGTAGACACTGCCTGCCCCTTCTAGGTGTGAATCCTAATACTTCCATACCTTCACTTCAGGGTGGGGTAGAATTAGTGACTTGTTTCCAAAAACAAGAGTTGGGAAAAACAGTAGATTTACATGGAGAAGGCTGGCAGGCACCACATTATTCTAGTGTTGAGGTGACCCTCACCTGGTGTCATCTGGGTGCCATACACCCCTCATGGGATGCAGTAAGAAGGGCACCTCTGTGGTATGAAttcccagtctaatcatgagacaaacatcagacaaacccaaactgGGGGACATTCTACAGGATGCCTGGCCAGAACTCAAGACTGTCAAGGTCCTGAAAAACAAAGACTAAAAAACTTACAGACCAGAGCAGACTAAGGCTACACAAAGGACTAGATGCAACTGGAACAGAAAGAGGACATTTATAAAAAAGCaggtgaaatccaaat
The genomic region above belongs to Saimiri boliviensis isolate mSaiBol1 chromosome 8, mSaiBol1.pri, whole genome shotgun sequence and contains:
- the IL17RB gene encoding interleukin-17 receptor B isoform X1 — translated: MGEGLGWVTERRWHQTGPGRRASWKSCLFPGPSPEWMLQHDLTPGDLKDLQVETVKTNVATGDYSILMNISWVLRADASIRLLKATKICVTGKSNFQSYSCVRCNYTEAFQTQTRPSGGKWTFSYIGFPVELNTVYFIGAHNIPNANMNEDGPSMSVNFTSPGCLDHIMKYKKKCVKAGSLWAPNITACKKNETVEVNFTTSPLGNRYMALIQHSTVIGFSQVLEPYQNEQTRASVVIPVTGESEGAVVQLTPYFPTCGTDCIRHKGKVVLCPQTGVPFPLDNNRSNLEGWLPLLLPSLLVATWVLAAGIYLMWRHERIKKTSFSTTTLLPPIKVLVVYPSEICFHHTVCHFTEFLQNQCRSEVILEKWQKKKIAEMGPVQWLAAQKAAVDKVIFLLSNDINSVCDGTCDKSEGSPSENSQDLFPLAFNLFCSDLRSQTHLHKYVVVYFTETDTKDDYDALSVCPKYHLMKDTTAFCAELLHVKQVSMGKRSQACYNGCCSL
- the IL17RB gene encoding interleukin-17 receptor B isoform X2 — encoded protein: MSLVLLSLAALCRSAVPREPTIQCGSETGPSPEWMLQHDLTPGDLKDLQVETVKTNVATGDYSILMNISWVLRADASIRLLKATKICVTGKSNFQSYSCVRCNYTEAFQTQTRPSGGKWTFSYIGFPVELNTVYFIGAHNIPNANMNEDGPSMSVNFTSPGCLDHIMKYKKKCVKAGSLWAPNITACKKNETVEVNFTTSPLGNRYMALIQHSTVIGFSQVLEPYQNEQTRASVVIPVTGESEGAVVQLTPYFPTCGTDCIRHKGKVVLCPQTGVPFPLDNNRSNLEGWLPLLLPSLLVATWVLAAGIYLMWRHERIKKTSFSTTTLLPPIKVLVVYPSEICFHHTVCHFTEFLQNQCRSEVILEKWQKKKIAEMGPVQWLAAQKAAVDKVIFLLSNDINSVCDGTCDKSEGSPSENSQDLFPLAFNLFCSDLRSQTHLHKYVVVYFTETDTKDDYDALSVCPKYHLMKDTTAFCAELLHVKQVSMGKRSQACYNGCCSL
- the IL17RB gene encoding interleukin-17 receptor B isoform X3 — its product is MSLVLLSLAALCRSAVPREPTIQCGSETASIRLLKATKICVTGKSNFQSYSCVRCNYTEAFQTQTRPSGGKWTFSYIGFPVELNTVYFIGAHNIPNANMNEDGPSMSVNFTSPGCLDHIMKYKKKCVKAGSLWAPNITACKKNETVEVNFTTSPLGNRYMALIQHSTVIGFSQVLEPYQNEQTRASVVIPVTGESEGAVVQLTPYFPTCGTDCIRHKGKVVLCPQTGVPFPLDNNRSNLEGWLPLLLPSLLVATWVLAAGIYLMWRHERIKKTSFSTTTLLPPIKVLVVYPSEICFHHTVCHFTEFLQNQCRSEVILEKWQKKKIAEMGPVQWLAAQKAAVDKVIFLLSNDINSVCDGTCDKSEGSPSENSQDLFPLAFNLFCSDLRSQTHLHKYVVVYFTETDTKDDYDALSVCPKYHLMKDTTAFCAELLHVKQVSMGKRSQACYNGCCSL